Genomic DNA from uncultured Erythrobacter sp.:
AACACATCAGGCCGCGAGTAGTGGCCATCGGTGTCGAGGCTTGCCAGGTTCTGCCCGATCTCGCTCAAATCTAACGCGGCGCGGAGAATTTCTTCATCCTCACCCGCTTGCGCGACCACCCGCGCATCCGGTGCTACGATCATTGAGCCTCCGCGGTTGAGCACATCGCTCTCGATGGCGTCAAATAGCTCCTTGGCCTCAGCCGAGCCGCCGACATTCTCCAGTCCCTCGAACAAGTCCGCCTTTGTCTGCACCAGCCCCGCCGCAAGCACAAAGCACCGCCCCTCCATCGCGTAATGCCGCGAGGCCAAAGCATATTCCTCGCGCACTGTCGGCCATGCCGCCACATGCACGCTCTCGCCGAGATTGTGCATCGCCGCGCGGGCAAGCGGCATCCAGTGTTCCCAGCAAATCAGGTTGCCTGCTCGGCCCCATTCGGCCTGATGCACGCCGAGGGTCGAGCCATCGCCGCGCATCCAGATCAGGCGCTCACCATGTGTCGGCACCAGCTTGCGGTGATCAAGCGGCGCTTCGCCCGGACGGAACAGCAACTGGTTGTTGTAAAGGCTCTGCCGCACCCGCTCATGCGCGCCGAGCGAGATGCATGCGCCGCTCTCGTCGCACAGCTCCTGCAAAGGCAGCAGCCGCTCGTCGCCGGGGACAATCGCATTATCGAGCATGATCTGGTGGCACGCTTTCGTGCCCGGATGGTCCCACAAGGCTGCTCCGGGCGACTCGTCGAGCCACAGCGGATAACCACCCAAGAAGGTCTCGCCAAAGGCAACAAACTGCGCACCGCCCTCAATAGCTTCGCGGGCAAGCCGAATGGCTTTTTCGATACCTCCGCTGAAGTCGAGCGGGATTGGAGCGGCTTGGCAGATTGCGACGTTGAGCTGGGTCATGCGCGCCGCTTAGGAGGCTTCGTTACCCCCCGCAACCTCCACAACCACCGCCACCGCACCCCCCGCCGCCGCAACCGCCATCGTTGCTGCCGGAGCCACCATTCCCACCGCTCTGCAGCTGTGTCATGGCGTGTACCGGCTCCCACGGTGTTCCGACCAGCACTCCGGTGCCAAATAGCGCGACAGCAAAGCCAACTTCACTTGCTGCAGGGGCGCGGCGCAAACGGCTCGACCGCTCTTCCAGCACCTTCAGCGCTTCGTTGCCCGCCCGTGTTCGCGGATTGAACTTGTAGAACCGCACGAGGGCGAAGACGGCAGTGGCCAGCAGCAACGCAACGAGGAAACCGGTTGGTTCGCCCAACGCAGAACCGGCCTGCACACGGTAGAGCCCCAGAACCACCAGCGCGATGTAAGGCAGGATCGAGAGAACCCGCAGTTCGAACCGCTGTCCCTGGTCGAGCAATAGCCCGCGCTCAGTCAACTGCGCTTCAACCCTGCGCGCATAGTTGTGGAGCGTGCTCTTGAAGTGCGAGAATCTGAGCGCGCCAATCTCTGCCAGAACCGCGCGACCAGCCTCTCCAACCTCAAAGTTCTTGCGCACAACCCGCAGCTTGCCGCGCTTCTCTTCCTCGAACGCGCCTTGTGCAAAGAGATCGGTCAGGATCGCGGTTGTGTGCCTAACCTTTCCGCCGGAGAGGAAGGCGGTTTCCTCCATTCCCTTCGGCTCGTCTGGGCGACCATCCCTGCGAAGCACTGCCGGCATCCAGATGCTGGCAAAGATGCTGGTGATCAGCATCACGAGATAGAACGCGACAAAATCGAATCCCGTGTAAGATGAGAATATCTGCACTATGCCATCCCTCCGAGCAGCCACCCGACAATAAACGCAGCCACCGTAATCGCCAAAGCGGTGAGCGCGGCCTGTCCCCGGGTGAGGATCATCGTGTCTTCAGGATTGACCCGAATTCCTTTCGGATCGGTCAAAAAGCGTCTGTTCGCGTCAGGCCAGATTTCGGTTGGCGGTGCCTCTCCGAACGCTTCCTCATAGGCTTTGAGGGTGGCAGCATACTGATCATAGTAGCGCTCCCGTTCGATTTGCCCGCCAGCGGTTGGGCCGTGATGCAAGTCTGACCCCAAAACTCTTGGGCAGAACACTTGCCAGTAATCACGGCTATAAGTGAGGTGCAGATGCCACGCCTGATCGACCGCATCAGACGGCGTGACTTCACTGCCAGCGGTGATCGCAAGGTAGCAGAAGCGCTTGTATTCGAGGATGATGCGCTGAGAGTGGTCGGCGCTCCAGCGGTTTTCGCGCGCGAGACGGTCTGCGAAAGTCAGGCTGGCATCGAGCGGACCGATTTCATGCTGCTGAAGCCGTTGCCAGAGGTCGTTCTGTAGAGCGCTCACGCACTATTGGTCGGCGAAATCGCCTGCGATCGCAAGTTTCTCGGTATCCCAGCTCAGCACCGCCGCCTTGGTCATCGGCACCATAAAGGTCTTCATGCCCTTCGCGGGTACAGGGTCTTTCGCGATCTCGAGAATGTCGGTCGCGCCGAAGTTTTCAACCGCAATCACTCGCCCGACAGTGGTTCCGGCATCGGTCTCCACCCGCAAGCCGATCAGGTCGGCGTGGTAGTACTCACCTTCTTCGAGCGCCGGGAGAGTGTCCTTCGAGACGGTGAGCAGCGTCCCGCGCAGCTTTTCTGCCGCGTTGCGATCGCTGCTTTCGGCAAACCGAGCGACCGCGCCGCCCTTGTTGTCGGAGCGGATCTTTTTGAGCGTCAGAGCGCCATCATTGAAGCTCTTGTGCTGGGAGAGCGCGTCCACGCCCTCCCCGAACAATTTGAGGCGAACCTCGCCTGAGACACCGTGCGCGCCGGAAATGGCTGCGAGTTCGATTTGATCCGCGCTCACTCAAATTCCCCGCTCGGGCTGAGCTTGTCGAAGCCCTGCACTTCTTCCTTTGCGCTAGAGCAAAAGAAAAGCAGTCCTTCGACGGGCTCAGGACGAACGGAGAGAGGCATAAAAGCGATTAGCCCTCAGACTTTTCTTCGCCAGCTTCTTCAGCAGGTGCTTCTTCGGCCGGAGCCTCTTCAGCAGCAGCTTCTTCCGCCGGTGCTTCCTCAGCGGCGGCTTCTTCAGCAGGCGCTTCTTCAGCGGCTGGCTCTTCCGCTGGGGCTTCCTCGGCAGGTGCTTCAGCAGCGGCCTTCGCCTCTTCTTCAGCAGCCTTCTTGGCTTCTTCTTCAGCTTCCTTGGCGGCTGCGGCCTTCTCGGCCTTCTCTTCGGCGCGCTCGGTTGCCTTCTCGCCCGGCTTGGCCTTGTTCGGGTTGTTGCGTGCTTCACGCTCCATGATGCCAGCAGCGTCGAGGAAACGCAGGACGCGATCACTTGGCTGGGCGCCAACGCCGAGCCAATAGCGCGCGCGATCTTCGTTCAGCTTGACGCGGCCTTCATCATCCTTGGCGAGCAGTGGGTTGTAGACACCGATCTGCTCGAGATACTTGCCGTCACGTGGTGCGCGGCTGTCCGCTGCGACGATGCGGTAATACGGACGCTTCTTTGCGCCGCCGCGCGAAAGACGAAGTGCAATTGCCATGAGTTAATACCTTTCGAATGTAATTGTATGAAAAACCATTATTCTTGAATTCACTTTTTCGACTTTGGGCCGCCCAGTCCGGGAAGTCCGGGAGGCATGCCGCCCGGTCCTCCGGGTCCGCCAAGTCCCGGCAGTCCGCCAGCACCGGGGCCGCCCAATCCGGGCATCCCGCCACCGGCTCCCCCGCCGCCAAACATCGATGCGAGGCCTTTCAGGCCGCCCATCTTCTTGATCTGCTTCATCGCGCGGCTCATTTCCTGATGCATCTTCAGCAGCTTGTTGACCCGCTGAACATCGGTGCCGCTGCCCGCGGCCACGCGCTTTTTGCGTTTTGCGTTCATCAGAGCGGGGTTCTTGCGCTCTTTCTCGGTCATCGAGCCGATGATCGCGTCCATATGGAGCAAGACCTTGTCGTCCATATCGGCCGCAGCCATCGCTGCCTTGGCCTTTTTCATGCCAGGCATCATGCCTGCGAGCATCCCGAGGCCGCCCATATTCTGCATCTGCTTGAGCTGCATGCGCAGGTCGTTGAGGTCGAATTTGCCCTTCTCGAAATTGGCGGCGAGTTGTTCGGCTTCTTCTTCCTTGATCGTCGCCGCGGCCTTTTCGACCAGACTGACGACATCGCCCATGCCAAGGATACGGTCTGCGACTGAGCCTGGGCGGAAAGTCTCGATCGCGTCGAGCTTCTCGCCCGTGCCAGCAAACTTGATCGGCTTGCCGGTGACAGCGCGCATCGAGAGCGCGGCACCGCCGCGTGCATCGCCGTCCATACGGGTCAACACCACGCCTGTGAGCGGGACTTCGCCGGAGAAGGACTGCGCAACGTTCACGGCATCCTGACCGGTCAGCGAGTCGACGACCAGCAGCACTTCAGTCGGTTCGGAGACGCTGGAAACAGCCTTCATCTCGGCCATCAGCGCTTCGTCGACATGCAGGCGGCCTGCGGTATCGAGCAGCAGCACGTCGAAGTTCTGAAGTCGCGCCGATTCCATCGCGCGCCGAGCGATATCGACTGGCTGCTGGCCTTCGACGATTGGAAGCGTCGTAATATCGACTTGCTCGCCGAGCACAGCGAGTTGCTCCTGCGCCGCGGGACGATTGACGTCGAGCGAGGCCATCATGGCCTTCTTGCCGTGCCTTTCGCGGATCAACTTACCGAGTTTGGCGGTCGTGGTCGTCTTACCCGAACCCTGCAGGCCGACCATCATGATCACAACTGGCGGCTTGGCTTCGAGGATCAGGCCCTCGACGTCATGCCCGCCTAGGGTTTCGATCAGTTCATCATGGACGATCTTGACGACTTGCTGACCCGGCGTGACCGATTTGAGCACGTCCTGGCCAACGGCTTTTTCCGTAACCGAGTCGATGAAACGACGCGCAACCGGCAGTGCGACATCGGCTTCGAGCAACGCAATCCGCACTTCGCGCATCGCATCGCGAACGTCTTGTTCCTTTAACGCCCCGCGTCCTTTGAGCTTGTCAAAGACGCCGCCAAGGCGGTCGGACAAATTGTCAAACATCGTCTTCAACTCCTCTCAAACGTCGCAACGCCTGATAAACGCGAAAAACGCCGGCGGACGAAACCTCGTCGGCCAGCGTGCGAAATTCTTCGATAGAACTTCGACTTATGTCGTTTGACTGGTGGAGCCTAGCGGGATCGAACCGCTGACCTCAACACTGCCAGTGTTGCGCTCTCCCAGCTGAGCTAAGGCCCCGTGCCAGTCAATGTGCGGGCTCGAGTTGCCTCGAACCTCGCGGGAAGCGCCCATTATAAGGCACTATCCCGCATTGCAACGTTTTTTTGTTTCGCCTCAAGCGCCGGCGCTCACGTACGTTCGCTTGGCTACGCGGCAGTAGCCGCCGCGCGCCTGCAGGTGACCTCCGGTCAGCTGCGTCTTCGACTTCGCTTCCGCCCTTTGACTACCGTGACCAGGTGCCCAACGGTTTCGAAGAAGCCGCAAGGGCGACTGCCCGCCCGCAGCGACGCGACCTTCAGGTCGCGTGAGCGAGGATTTCGCACGCCGGATGGCGTGCGGAACATCAAGAGTCGTCGTCGTTGTCGTCGTCGCCCTTGCCCTTGGTGACGCCGAGATCGTCGTCACCGCCAAGGTCC
This window encodes:
- the rpsP gene encoding 30S ribosomal protein S16, with amino-acid sequence MAIALRLSRGGAKKRPYYRIVAADSRAPRDGKYLEQIGVYNPLLAKDDEGRVKLNEDRARYWLGVGAQPSDRVLRFLDAAGIMEREARNNPNKAKPGEKATERAEEKAEKAAAAKEAEEEAKKAAEEEAKAAAEAPAEEAPAEEPAAEEAPAEEAAAEEAPAEEAAAEEAPAEEAPAEEAGEEKSEG
- a CDS encoding carbon-nitrogen hydrolase family protein is translated as MTQLNVAICQAAPIPLDFSGGIEKAIRLAREAIEGGAQFVAFGETFLGGYPLWLDESPGAALWDHPGTKACHQIMLDNAIVPGDERLLPLQELCDESGACISLGAHERVRQSLYNNQLLFRPGEAPLDHRKLVPTHGERLIWMRGDGSTLGVHQAEWGRAGNLICWEHWMPLARAAMHNLGESVHVAAWPTVREEYALASRHYAMEGRCFVLAAGLVQTKADLFEGLENVGGSAEAKELFDAIESDVLNRGGSMIVAPDARVVAQAGEDEEILRAALDLSEIGQNLASLDTDGHYSRPDVFELSVDTRAKDGVNW
- the ffh gene encoding signal recognition particle protein, which produces MFDNLSDRLGGVFDKLKGRGALKEQDVRDAMREVRIALLEADVALPVARRFIDSVTEKAVGQDVLKSVTPGQQVVKIVHDELIETLGGHDVEGLILEAKPPVVIMMVGLQGSGKTTTTAKLGKLIRERHGKKAMMASLDVNRPAAQEQLAVLGEQVDITTLPIVEGQQPVDIARRAMESARLQNFDVLLLDTAGRLHVDEALMAEMKAVSSVSEPTEVLLVVDSLTGQDAVNVAQSFSGEVPLTGVVLTRMDGDARGGAALSMRAVTGKPIKFAGTGEKLDAIETFRPGSVADRILGMGDVVSLVEKAAATIKEEEAEQLAANFEKGKFDLNDLRMQLKQMQNMGGLGMLAGMMPGMKKAKAAMAAADMDDKVLLHMDAIIGSMTEKERKNPALMNAKRKKRVAAGSGTDVQRVNKLLKMHQEMSRAMKQIKKMGGLKGLASMFGGGGAGGGMPGLGGPGAGGLPGLGGPGGPGGMPPGLPGLGGPKSKK
- a CDS encoding TIGR04222 domain-containing membrane protein, which codes for MQIFSSYTGFDFVAFYLVMLITSIFASIWMPAVLRRDGRPDEPKGMEETAFLSGGKVRHTTAILTDLFAQGAFEEEKRGKLRVVRKNFEVGEAGRAVLAEIGALRFSHFKSTLHNYARRVEAQLTERGLLLDQGQRFELRVLSILPYIALVVLGLYRVQAGSALGEPTGFLVALLLATAVFALVRFYKFNPRTRAGNEALKVLEERSSRLRRAPAASEVGFAVALFGTGVLVGTPWEPVHAMTQLQSGGNGGSGSNDGGCGGGGCGGGGCGGCGG
- the rimM gene encoding ribosome maturation factor RimM (Essential for efficient processing of 16S rRNA), whose amino-acid sequence is MSADQIELAAISGAHGVSGEVRLKLFGEGVDALSQHKSFNDGALTLKKIRSDNKGGAVARFAESSDRNAAEKLRGTLLTVSKDTLPALEEGEYYHADLIGLRVETDAGTTVGRVIAVENFGATDILEIAKDPVPAKGMKTFMVPMTKAAVLSWDTEKLAIAGDFADQ